In Candidatus Binatia bacterium, the genomic window CGGGGCCCTGGCAGCACGTGCGTCTCGTGGGCGAGGACGTCGTGGCCAGCGAGCCTCTCCTGCCGCGAGGGCACCGCGTGCGGCCGTACGACATCGGCGCTCTTCTTGCGGCGGGCGTGCACGAGGCCGCGGTTCGTCCGCGGCCGGTCGTTGCGATTCTGCCTACTGGCGATGAGCTGATTCAGCCTGGGGACGAGCTCCAGGCGGGTCGGGTGATCGAGTTCAACTCGCGGATGATCGCCGCCTTCGTCCGGGAATGGGGCGGCGAGCCTCTGCGCCTGGACCCGGTACGAGACGATCTCGACGAGATCCGGGCTCGGATCGGCGCCGGCCTCGCTGAAGCGGATGTGCTCTGCATCATTGCGGGCTCGTCGGCGGGCCAACACGATTTCACCGTCGAGGCGTTGTCCGGGTTCGGAGAGATCCTGGCCCACGGGATCGACGTGATGCCCGGCAAGCCCGCGAGCATCATGGCCGCGAAGGACTCACCGCGTGCGAGCGTCGCGATCGGCGTTCCCGGGTACCCGGTGTCGGCGGCCGTCATCTGCCGCGAACTGCTCGAGCCGCTGCTCTCCCACCTCGTCGGTACCGGGGTTCCCGATCGGCCCACTGTGAGGGCGATCGTTCCGCGGAAGTTGCCGTCCCGGCTCGGTCAGGAAGAGTTCGTGCGGGTGACGGTCGGCAAGGTCGCCGACCGTTTGATCGTGAGCCCGCTCGCGCGCGGCGCCGGTGCGATCACGACGATGGTGAAGGCGGACGGATTCGTGCGCGTTCCGCCGCTCGTGGAAGGTCTCAACGCGGGCGAGGACGTCGACGTCGAGCTTCTGCGTCCCTTGCAAGACGTTCTGGGCACGATCGTCGTGACCGGCAGCCACGATCTCACGCTTGGTGTGCTCGAGGACGTGCTGAAGTCGGAGCATCCCAACTACAAGCTCGCGACCAGTTCGGTCGGGAGCCTCTCAGGCTTGCTCACGCTCGGCCGCGGAGAGGCGCACCTCGCGGCAACGCATCTGCTCGATCCGGACACCGGCGTCTACAACCTGCCCGACATCGAACGGCTTCTCGAAGACGTACCCGTCGTGACGGTGAACCTGGTCGTACGAGAGCAGGGGCTCATCGTTCCGCCCGGCAATCCGCTGGGGCTCGAGAAGATCTCGGATCTCGCGCGGGAACGTGTGCGCTTCGTGAACCGGCAGTCCGGCGCGGGCACTCGCGTACTGCTCGACTATCTTCTCGAGCGGGACGACATCGACCCCGACGCGATCGTCGGGTACGAGCGCGAGGAGTTCACGCACATGTCGGTGGCGGTCGCGGTTCGCAGCGGCCTCGTCGACGTGGGGCTCGGAGTGCAGTCGGCGGCGGTCGCTCTCGGCCTGGACTTCGTTCCGGTCGAGCGGGAGGACTACGATCTCGTTCTGCGCGCCGACTTCGCGGAGAGCGCCGCCGGCAAGGCTCTTCTGAGCGTGATCGGCGGAGCGGCCTTCCGGGCCGCAGTGGAGAAGCTCTCGGGCTACGACACCTCGCGAACCGGCCAACAAAAGTAGATTTTCTCCCGGCTCCGAAAGTTCTCGCCAACGCACTCACTCCAAAAGCCGGAGGGCAGGAAGGATGGAGACGCACGGCTTCTTCTCGATCTTTGCCGTCGACATTCCGATTCCGGCGAAGAGCCACTCGATCAAGCGGGACCAGAACAACGGCTACGTTGCGCACCTCGCGAAGCTGACGGCGCGCCCGGCCTCGAAGACGGTGCCCGTTGCGCTTCCCGCCGCCCGCGGGACGGCGGACCCGACGATCACTGGGGCGACGCTTCGCTTTTGCAGGCTCGCGGACGGTTCTTCCTGGTCGAGCGTCTCGCTTCCTGCAGCGAACTGGCGTGGCCTGGGCTTCCCCGCCGGGAGCAAGGGCTACCGGTACAGGGGCGATGGAACCCTCGCCGACCCGTGCCGGTCGGTGACCCTGCGGGGCCGGGTCATCAAAGTGACCTGCAAGGGGGCGGGCGCCTCCGATGCGCCGGCGCCCTAAAGCCTTCCGGTCAGCTCGGCCGGCGCCGGGTTCGAACTGGTCGTCGGTACCGATCGATACTGCGCCGAGTCGTCGGCGAATACGGCCGCGCTCATCAAGAAGAACAGCGCCGTGACGGGACTCTTCAAAGCGACTCGGGCGAACGCGCCAGCGAGTTGCCCGAGACGCCCGCCCCGCCCCCTTCCCCGACGCCGCCCTACGGTTCGACGTCGAAGGCGTTCGTCGCGGGGCGGGTGACGTTGTTGCGCTGATCCGAGCGCGATAGGGAGAGCAGTGGCACCCGGACGGCCGGTGCCGTACCAGCTCTCCTTGGACGAAACGACGCAGACACGTGCCGCGCGGGCGATCGCGCTGCTCGTCATCGGAATCGGAGTTCTCGTGGCCTGCTCCGGCCTCGAGCGGCTGAATACGTGGTATCTGGCGAGCGATCAGTACGCGTTCCTTACGCTCGCCGAAGACCTTCGCGACGGTCGTCTCACCCGCACGGATCCCCTGTACGACTTCATGCCGGAGTGGAAGAAGGGCTCGTTCGACGCCCTCTCGCAGACCTACCATTTCCGCCAAGGGACTCTGCACTCGCGATACCCTCCCGGCTTCTCGGCGATGCTGGCTGTCGCGGGAGCAGCGTTCGGAGAACGGGGGCAGCATGGGCTCAATCCCCTGCTCTATTTGATCGTCTTCGCGGTCCTGGCGCGGCTCAGCTACGTCGTGCTGAAGGAGGTGGACGTCGTCGTGGCGTACGGCGCGTCGGCGGCAGTGGTCTGGCTTCTTCTCCTCCTCCCGACCGACGTTCATCTGTGGGGCATTACCGTTGCGCGCGATCTGCCGGCGCATCTGTTCGGGCTCCTCGCGCTTTGGGCAGCCGTGGGTAGGCGCTTCGGGCTTGCGGGATTCGCGCTCGGTGTGTCGTGCATCGTGCGCCCGGACTCGGCGCTGTATGTCGTTTCCCTGGGTGCGGTCGCACTCGTGCGCGGCGGTGTCTTGGCCGCCGCGGCGTGGGGCGCCGTCGGATTTGTTCTCGGGTCGTGGCCGTTGTTCGCCTACAACTGGGCGGTGTTGGGCCATCCGTTCTCGTTCACCCAGGGGTCGGAGTTCACGTGGTTCTTCGCCGCGTTGTCTCCGTTCGCATCCGTCGCGCATGCGGCGAACTTCGTCGTGCCCGCCGGGGGCGGGTTTCGAGCGGTGCACTTCTCGCGGACGATGGCCGGCAACCTCGAGCTGCTCGCGGGCTCGTTCGGGTGGTTCGCGTTGCCTGCGCTCGTGGCGGTGGGCTGGGGTCTCGTCCGCGCCCGAGTGCTGGTCGCGGCTTTTGTGCCGTACGCGATCGTCGCGACGATCTTCTACGGATTCTGGGGTCATCCGGATCCGCGCTACCTCGCGGGCGTCTCGCTCTGCTTGATGTCCCTCGTCGTCGCCGGGGTGGTCGTAGCGTGTCGCCGGGCGGCGGATCCGGCCTCGTCGACGCTGTGGCGAGTCGGGGCTCTCCTGGTTCTCGCTGCAGTCGTCCTGCGGACGTCCTTCGACGTGACGCTTCTGGACCTCCCGATGCCCACGCGGAGCGTGGTCGCGCTCTCGATTCTGACGGGCCTGTGCGCGTTGTTGGCGCTTCGGAACTCGCTGACGGACCGCCTTCGGCTCCTCGCTCCCATGGGAGTGCCGGTGCTGCTGATGGTTCTGGCGCTCGTTGAGGTCTTGGGGGGGACGGGAAGGCGGGACCCGTATTCGCGCGAGCAGGTCGCGCGAGCGAAGGGTGCCGTCGAAGCAGTCATGCCGGCAGGTTCGATCGTGATCACATCGCCGGCGCTCGGGCGCCCGGCCGAGAACATCACGCACTACACGGGCGTCCGAGCGGTCTACGCGACCGAGCTCGCGATGTTCGGGGTGCACCCAGGGCACGCCCCGTTGTTCCACAAGCTTCGTGGGCGGCGGGTGTTCTTCCTCCTGCCACCGCGAGTCACGAGCGCGGTGGCCGCAATGCCGCCGACCCTCCGCACGAAGGTCGTCCGCCGGATCCCCCCGAACGCCGGCCTCGACTGGTTTCTCAATCCGAGGAAGGCGCGCGGTGGCGCGGTCCTCCATGAGGTGGAGTTCGCCGACTCGTTCCTGCCGTTCGTCGAGGCGTACCGAAGTCGGGAAGACGCGTCTCCGCCGCAGGAGTGAGTCGGCTCAGTCCTCGACGTAGCCGAGAGCGCGCAGACTTTCGCGCAGCTTGCCTTTGGCCTCGAGCATCGGGTCGGGCGAGGTCGCCGCGACCAGAGACGACGGCCCGGCGGCGAGGAGTCGGTCACGCACGGTGATTGCGCTCGCGCCGCCGCTCGCCAGAAGGTTTCGGTTCTCGCCTGGGTCGACCGAGACGTCGAAGAGGAAGTCGCCGTCCGGGGCTGGCAGGAGATACTTCTTCTTGCTGGTGTTGCGGTGTTGGTAGAGCACGAAGCGCCCGTCGCGGTAGACGCGGGTCCCGCCGGGGCCTTCGGTGTACGCAACCTCGCGGTTCGGGCTCGCGGCAAACAAGTCCGCGACCTGCGGGAGCGCCGGCCCGTCACCTGCCTTGGCGCCGAAGTGCGTGAGTAGGGTGTGGTAGATGTCGGTCGTCGTCACCGGGAACGCCGCGCGTTCCGGCTCGTGCGTGCCGGGAGGGAAGAGGACGATCAGCGGGATGTGCTGCTCTTCGGATCGCGAGAGATAGCCGTGCCCCCAGAATCCGCGCTCGAAGAGGCCCTCGCCGTGATCCGAAGTCAGGATGACGATGGTGTCGTCGCGGAGTCCGGTGCGGTCGAGCTCGGCGAACAACTCGCCCATCGCGCGGTCGAACCGGCGGATCTGGCCGTCGTAGTGCGCGACGAGCTCGTCCACGTCCTCCTCGCCGAACCAATCCTCGAGGTCTTCGGTGCGCCACTTGAGCCACTTCCCGTCCGGCTTGAGGGCGGCGCCTTGCTTGACGCGATCCTTACGGTCGTAGTCGGGGTCGCCGAACTTCGCGAGGTCGCGGGGCTTCGCACGATAGGCCATGTGCGTGTCCATGTAGTGCAGGTACAGGAGCCAGGGCTGGCGCTTGGGTGCGCTGAGTTCGCGTAGGAAGTCCGTCGCGATGGCGTTGACCTCGCCTGCGGGGACGTACGGTGGCCGTCTCCGTTGTCGCAAGCGCTTCCAGTCGTCCCAGCTGAAGAACCGGCGGAACCCCTGGTCGAAGCCGGTCCGTTTGCTGACGTAGGGACTCGCCGAAACGCCGTAGCTGCGCACACCGACCTGATCGAGCCGTTCGGCCAGCGTGGTCGCCCGATCGACGAGGCCGCCCTTCCAGCGAAAGCCATTCTTGCCGGTCGGCTGCGTGAAAAGCCGTTTGGAGACGAGGGTGGAATACGGGAGTCCCGTGAACAGGTTCGAGATGCTCGGCCACGTGAAGCTGTAATGGGAGAAGGCGTTCTCGTAGACGATGCTCGAGTCGCCGAGGCTCGCGAGGAACGGCGTGGTCGGTTTCCCGTAGCCGTACGCTTGGAGGTTCTCAGCCCGTAGCGAGTCGCTGACGACGATCACGACGTTCATCGGCCCGCTGGGTGTCGTGGGCCGAATCGCGATCATGACGGCTCCCAGGACGGCGAGAAGTACGCCGATCCGTAGGGACAGATTCGCCAGACCGGACGCCATCGCCTGTCTGAACCATGGGGGTCGGCCCGGGTGCAACCTGCGCGGCGGGGTTCAGGCCTGACCTTCGTTGTACGACAGCAGTGCAGGCAGCACGACGAGGGCGGCGAGCAGGGCGGTGGCGATGACGACAGCCGAGACGAGCCCGAAACTCGCGATGCTCTTCCAGGGGGAGAGGAGCAGGAGCAAGAATCCGATGGCGAGAGCGACCGAGGTTCCGATGATCGCGCGCCCGGTTTCCGCGAGGGCGAGGCGCCCGGCTTCGGCACTCGACCGGCCGGCAGCCCTCCCACGGCGAAACGCGCCCAGGAAGTGAATCGCATCGTCGACGGCGATCCCGAGAACTACGGCCGCGACCATCGCGCTTCCCACGTCGAGGGGCACGCCGAGCGCCCCCATCGTCCCGAGGGTCACGAGGATCGGGAGGAGTGTGGGGACCATGGCGAGCGCACCGTCGCGGATCGACCGCAGGAAGCCCGAGACGACGGCGAAGATGATCAAGGCGGCGAGGCCGAAGCTCCGAAGCTGGGTCGTTCGGATTTCGTCGATCATGACCTGCACGACGGCGAGCGGTCCCGTGATGGTCATCGACCATCCCGCCGGAAGCTCTTGCGCAACGCGGGTCCGCACGTCTGCGAGAACGGCACGGAGGCGATCCTGCGGAAGCTTTGCGGCTTCGATGCTGATCCGCAGATCGCCCGTATCCGGGCTTCGGAGGAGATCGATCACCCCGCGGTCTGCGTTGCGCAGAAGACGCCGCAGCGACGCCACGTGTTGCGCCGCGTCGCCTGCCGAGAGGTCCAGTTCCTCGCGATGTGCGATGCGATTCAAGCGGCGCATCGGGTCGAGGAGGGATCGGGATCGTCCGAGGCCGTCGAGTCCGTCGAGCGAGGTCTTGATCCGCGAGGTCGCGCGAAGCCCGGGCAGCAGGGTGTCGCTCTGGCCCGTTGGCGGCTCGATGGCGATCTCAAGGGTGTCGGGCTGGCGCAGTACGCGGGCCACGGTCTCGGACCAGCGGACGACCTGACTGTCCTCGCCGTAGAGGTCTTCGAAACTTGCGTCCACGTGGAGCGAACGGAGCCCGAGGAGGGACAGCAAGGCTGCCCCCGCCGCCACGGTCAGGATAGCGGCGGGGCGCTCATGGGAGAAGCGGGCGAGCGCATCGAGGCTCTTGTGCCATTTGCCGGCGAGCTCCGGAGCGACGAGCCACTCCCGTGGGACGCGCAGGACGAGCAAGGGGAGGAGCGTGAAGGTCAGGACGAGTGCTGCGATCACCCCGAAACTCGCTAGGATCCCGAAGCGGGCGATGCTCTCGAGCGGGCTCGTCGCGAGAGAGGCAAAGCCGGCCGCCGTCGTGACCGTCGTCATGATGCAGGGGGGACCGACGTCCCGGCTGGCGGCGAGGATCGCGTCGGGAACCGGTCGTTCGTCGTAGGCGAGGATTCTCGCGACGAGATGGATCGCGTCGCAGACGCCCACGACGAGAAGGAGTGGCGCAAGCGCCTGCGTCAGGCTGTTCTGCGGCCAACCGAGCCATCCCATCAGGCCGAAGGTCCACGCGACCGCGATCCCGGTTGCGATGAGTGAGGCGGCGACGGCCGCGACGGAGCGAAACGCGAAGTACAAGACGAGGCCGACCAGCGCGACCATGAAGGGAACGATGCGCGCCATGTTCCGCTCGAGTTCGTCGCCGGCGACGACGAACTCTACGGGGCCTCCGACGAGATGAAAGACGAAGCCCGCGTCCTCGTGCGGCGCGAGCGCCCCTTTGAGTGCCGCGAGCGCGCTCCGATTGCTCGCGCTGTCGGAACTCTCCAGGTGCAGGAGGATTGCGCCTGAGCGTCCGTCTTCGGAGATCAATTGCCCGAGCCACAGCGGATCTTCGCGTGCGAGCCGCGTGAGGCGTTCCAGGTCGCGCGCCGGTTTGCCTTCAGGTGCGAGCCGGCGGGCCCGAGGCAGGCCGAGGATCTCGTTCACCACGAGCGGGCTCGTCGCCGGGCTGTCGACCCTCGTGATGCCGTCCGCGTTCGCGAGGGAGGAGGCGACGTCGTGGGCCATCGTGAGGGAGGCGATGTCGAGCGCCTGCTCGCACGGGGAGTCTTCGCACGTCCACACCGCGACGAGGGGGAGGCCGCCACCGAACCGTTCGACGAATCCGTCGAACTCGGCGACGGTCGGGTGGCCGTGTCCGAGGAAGGCGCGGTAGCCCACTTCGGTGGTCAGCCGTAATATGCCGGCAGTCAGTCCGAGCGTCGCGAGCAAGAGGAGGGAGGCCACGACGGCGGGGCGCCGCAAGGTCGCGGCGGCCAGGCGCGCGGCGATCACGCGTGCATACGCGGCATCTCGGGGGACGCCGCGAGCACCTCCGCCTCGTATTCGGCCAGCTCGCGGAGTCGGCCCCGGATCTCGATGTCGGGCTCGATCACTCGCGCCAGGTCCACGTAGGTCTGGTGGTGACGCGCTTCGCTCGCGAGAAGACCGGTGTACAGTTCCTTTAGGGCCGGCTCCTCGAGCGCGTCGGCCAGAAGCTTCATCCGCTCGCAGCTGCGCGCCTCGATCAGCGATAGGCAGAGGAGCACGTCCACCGCGCGTTCCGGCTCGTTCGGGCGGATCGCCTTCATCAGCTCACCGGCGTACGGACTCGGGAGCTGGCGATAGAACTTGATGCCGAGGCGGTCCAGGTGGCTGAGCACCAACTCGAAATGCTCGAGCTCTTCACGAGCGAGCTGGGAAAGTGGCTCGAGGAGCGCTCGACGCTCGGGGTAGCGGAAGAGCAAGCTCACCGCGGTCGAGGCCGCCTTCTTCTCGCAATGCGCGTGGTCGATCAGGACTTCGTCCAGACCGACCAGCGCACGCGAGATCCAACCGGGATCGGTTGGTTTTGCTAGATTGAGCACAGGAGGGACGAGGTTCGTCCCGCTCCGTTTGTCCTACGGGTGTCCGGGCGGCTTCTGCGCGGCGGGTGCGCCTTCGGCGATCTCGATGAGCTCGACGTCGAAGACGAGAGTCGCACCCGGCTTGATCTTGGGCGGAGCGCCACGATCGCCGTACGCGATTTCAGACGGGCAGATTAGCTGAGCGGTGCCGCCCTTCTTCATCTTCTGAACGCCTTCCGTCCAGCACGGGATGACGCCGTTGAGAGGGAACGTTGCCGGCTCACCGCGGTCCTTCGAGGAGTCGAAGACCGTGCCGTCCATCAGCGTACCGTGGTAGTGCACCGTCACGCGGTCGGTGGCCTTCGGCGAGGGACCTTCGCCCGCCTTGGTCTCTTTGTAGATCAGGCCGGATTCCGTTTTGACCGCCCCGTCCGCCTTCTCGGCCTTCGCGAGGAAGTCCTTGCTGGCGCCCTTCTCCTTGGCGGCCGCCGCACCCTGGCGGCTCTGAGCGAGCTCCTGGAACTTGGCCCGCTGCGCGTCCACGTCGATCTTCGGCTCTTTTCCTAGAGCGCCGTCGGACACGCCCATCTGGACGACCGCGACCTCGTCCGGAGAGAGATCGAAGGCAGCGAGACTTCCCGAAAGAGCCACGCCAAGAGCGTAGAGAGTCTTCTGGTCGTCGGTTTCGAGCTTTGGTCCCTCCGCGCGGGCGATACCCGCGGGTAGGATGGCCGCCACTGCGGCGGCGATGATGAGCTTGCGCACGTTTGTCGTTCCTTTCTCTGGCACTCGTGAGATGGGATCTTGCGGAGAGCCAACCTGTGGTGATCCAGAATTGGTGCCATTTTGGCCGGGTTCCCGCAATGCGGGCTCTCAGCGCCCCTTGAAGTGGGGTTCGCGCTTGTTTTTCAGGGCGTCGAGGGCTTCGAGGTGGTCCTCCGTCCTGAAGGTGACGATCTCGAGCGCGGTCGAGGTGTCGAAAGCCGTATTGACGGCGTCCTTTACGAGTTTGTTCATCGCGAGCTTGGTGAAGCGCACGGCGAGGGGGGCGCCCGCGGCGAGTCGCTCGGCGAACGCCAGAGCCTCGTCCGCGATGCGGTCGTGCGGCGTCACGAAGTTTACGAGACCGATCCGCTCCGCCTCGGCAGCGGGCACGGCATCTCCGGTCATCAAGTACTGCTTTGCGCGCGCCGGCCCGATCAGGAGGGGCCAGATGGCAACGCCGCCGTCGCCGGCGACGATGCCGACGCGGACGTGGGGGTCTGCGAAGACAGCTTTGTCGGACGCGAAGATCACATCGCAGAGCAGGGCGAGCGATGCACCGAGTCCCACTGCGGGACCGTCGACCGCCGCGACGATCGGCAGCTCGACCTCGAGGAGGTCCCAGATCATCTGCTTTCCGTCGCGGCGAACCTCCTCGAGGACTTCCGGCTTTTGAAGCTCGGGGAACCAGTTGAAGTCGCCTCCGGCCGAGAACGCGCGGCCGTTGCCCGTCAGCAGGATCGCGCGGGCATCGTCCTCGCGCTTCAGTTCGCGGAAGAGCAGCGCCATCTCTCGGTGCAGGACGGCATCGACCGCGTTGAGCGGGCTCGTGGGGTGCGCGATGCGGACGCGGAGGACATCGCGGATGCGTTCGACCTGGATCGTCTC contains:
- a CDS encoding molybdopterin biosynthesis protein; protein product: MGRKRYLNKQPLETARSALLAATRRLTTSEVVPVDNALGRITAEAIFAKSSVPHYHGAAMDGIALRAEDTFGASEGRPITFEHGTPESAERPFTYVDTGNALPPWANAVVMIERVFSGDAPEGSAAPMGSAPAVSADDGCCDTETPEEHAGHSHGDAAFASEPVDGTSAQTIHLRGASGPWQHVRLVGEDVVASEPLLPRGHRVRPYDIGALLAAGVHEAAVRPRPVVAILPTGDELIQPGDELQAGRVIEFNSRMIAAFVREWGGEPLRLDPVRDDLDEIRARIGAGLAEADVLCIIAGSSAGQHDFTVEALSGFGEILAHGIDVMPGKPASIMAAKDSPRASVAIGVPGYPVSAAVICRELLEPLLSHLVGTGVPDRPTVRAIVPRKLPSRLGQEEFVRVTVGKVADRLIVSPLARGAGAITTMVKADGFVRVPPLVEGLNAGEDVDVELLRPLQDVLGTIVVTGSHDLTLGVLEDVLKSEHPNYKLATSSVGSLSGLLTLGRGEAHLAATHLLDPDTGVYNLPDIERLLEDVPVVTVNLVVREQGLIVPPGNPLGLEKISDLARERVRFVNRQSGAGTRVLLDYLLERDDIDPDAIVGYEREEFTHMSVAVAVRSGLVDVGLGVQSAAVALGLDFVPVEREDYDLVLRADFAESAAGKALLSVIGGAAFRAAVEKLSGYDTSRTGQQK
- a CDS encoding sulfatase, with the translated sequence MASGLANLSLRIGVLLAVLGAVMIAIRPTTPSGPMNVVIVVSDSLRAENLQAYGYGKPTTPFLASLGDSSIVYENAFSHYSFTWPSISNLFTGLPYSTLVSKRLFTQPTGKNGFRWKGGLVDRATTLAERLDQVGVRSYGVSASPYVSKRTGFDQGFRRFFSWDDWKRLRQRRRPPYVPAGEVNAIATDFLRELSAPKRQPWLLYLHYMDTHMAYRAKPRDLAKFGDPDYDRKDRVKQGAALKPDGKWLKWRTEDLEDWFGEEDVDELVAHYDGQIRRFDRAMGELFAELDRTGLRDDTIVILTSDHGEGLFERGFWGHGYLSRSEEQHIPLIVLFPPGTHEPERAAFPVTTTDIYHTLLTHFGAKAGDGPALPQVADLFAASPNREVAYTEGPGGTRVYRDGRFVLYQHRNTSKKKYLLPAPDGDFLFDVSVDPGENRNLLASGGASAITVRDRLLAAGPSSLVAATSPDPMLEAKGKLRESLRALGYVED
- a CDS encoding MMPL family transporter produces the protein MIAARLAAATLRRPAVVASLLLLATLGLTAGILRLTTEVGYRAFLGHGHPTVAEFDGFVERFGGGLPLVAVWTCEDSPCEQALDIASLTMAHDVASSLANADGITRVDSPATSPLVVNEILGLPRARRLAPEGKPARDLERLTRLAREDPLWLGQLISEDGRSGAILLHLESSDSASNRSALAALKGALAPHEDAGFVFHLVGGPVEFVVAGDELERNMARIVPFMVALVGLVLYFAFRSVAAVAASLIATGIAVAWTFGLMGWLGWPQNSLTQALAPLLLVVGVCDAIHLVARILAYDERPVPDAILAASRDVGPPCIMTTVTTAAGFASLATSPLESIARFGILASFGVIAALVLTFTLLPLLVLRVPREWLVAPELAGKWHKSLDALARFSHERPAAILTVAAGAALLSLLGLRSLHVDASFEDLYGEDSQVVRWSETVARVLRQPDTLEIAIEPPTGQSDTLLPGLRATSRIKTSLDGLDGLGRSRSLLDPMRRLNRIAHREELDLSAGDAAQHVASLRRLLRNADRGVIDLLRSPDTGDLRISIEAAKLPQDRLRAVLADVRTRVAQELPAGWSMTITGPLAVVQVMIDEIRTTQLRSFGLAALIIFAVVSGFLRSIRDGALAMVPTLLPILVTLGTMGALGVPLDVGSAMVAAVVLGIAVDDAIHFLGAFRRGRAAGRSSAEAGRLALAETGRAIIGTSVALAIGFLLLLLSPWKSIASFGLVSAVVIATALLAALVVLPALLSYNEGQA
- a CDS encoding FKBP-type peptidyl-prolyl cis-trans isomerase, translated to MRKLIIAAAVAAILPAGIARAEGPKLETDDQKTLYALGVALSGSLAAFDLSPDEVAVVQMGVSDGALGKEPKIDVDAQRAKFQELAQSRQGAAAAKEKGASKDFLAKAEKADGAVKTESGLIYKETKAGEGPSPKATDRVTVHYHGTLMDGTVFDSSKDRGEPATFPLNGVIPCWTEGVQKMKKGGTAQLICPSEIAYGDRGAPPKIKPGATLVFDVELIEIAEGAPAAQKPPGHP
- a CDS encoding tRNA-(ms[2]io[6]A)-hydroxylase — translated: MLNLAKPTDPGWISRALVGLDEVLIDHAHCEKKAASTAVSLLFRYPERRALLEPLSQLAREELEHFELVLSHLDRLGIKFYRQLPSPYAGELMKAIRPNEPERAVDVLLCLSLIEARSCERMKLLADALEEPALKELYTGLLASEARHHQTYVDLARVIEPDIEIRGRLRELAEYEAEVLAASPEMPRMHA
- a CDS encoding enoyl-CoA hydratase-related protein, producing MPTTYDFETIQVERIRDVLRVRIAHPTSPLNAVDAVLHREMALLFRELKREDDARAILLTGNGRAFSAGGDFNWFPELQKPEVLEEVRRDGKQMIWDLLEVELPIVAAVDGPAVGLGASLALLCDVIFASDKAVFADPHVRVGIVAGDGGVAIWPLLIGPARAKQYLMTGDAVPAAEAERIGLVNFVTPHDRIADEALAFAERLAAGAPLAVRFTKLAMNKLVKDAVNTAFDTSTALEIVTFRTEDHLEALDALKNKREPHFKGR